In the genome of Enterococcus sp. DIV2402, the window TTTCATTCATAAACAGCATCCTTTCTAATTTTCTCGGTAATGCGCAACAAACTTGTCTGGAAGATAGATAATTGTGCATCAGAGAGTCTAGTATAATTTATTCTAACAGACATTGTATCATTGCTAAATAGAAATGCTGGGGCGGTTAAGAGATTTTCTTCAAGAAAAAGCTGCCAATCTTTTCTAGTCAACGCTTGATGTTGCCAGGTTAACCAATAATATAAGCCACCTTGGATAGGGATATACGTCCAATCAGAGGCGAATGGTTGCATGAGCGTTTCAAAATTTTGACTGCGGTGCCGTAACTCGTGTAACAAATGGATTTGTTTTTGTTTATAGTCACTAGAAGTTAAAGCGGCTGTCGCTAATAACTGTGGGAAGAGGTCAGTATCACTTTCCATTCTTTTTTTGGCACTTGCTAGACTAGTGATTAACGTTTGTGGTGCTAATAACCAGCCAATTTTGATAGTAGAGCCAAATAATTTGGACAATGAACCAACGTAGATTACCTGATCAGGAGCCAAACTTTTTAAAGAAGGTAAGGTTTCGTCAAAGCCCAGTTCGCTAAAAACATCATCTTCAATAATGGGTAAATGATATTTCTCGCATAAAGCGACAATTGCTTTACGTCTGGCTAAAGACATTGTTTTACCAGTCGGGTTTTGATGGTTGGGATTGAGGTACAACAATTTAATTTTTTTTGTTTGAATTGCTTGCTCCAATTCGTGACAGTCGATGCCTTCTTCATCCTGTTTGATACCTACTAAATGAATCCCCAGCGAGGCAAATAAAGGTAAGGCGAACAAAAATGAAGGGTCTTCCGTGGCCATATAACTTCCTGTATCCAGTAAAACTTGAATTAATAGAAAAATTCCTTGAGTTGAGCCAGAAGTGATTAACAAATCCTGACCAGTAATCGGTAAATGAAATTCTTCAGCTAAATGATTTAATAAGTGCTTTTTCAAAGGTAAATAACCAGTGGGATGAATTTTTTTTTCTTCATATAATACTTGTTCCCACGTGATAGCAGGGAATTCAAAATCAGGAATCAATTCTTCAGGTAAATCACCAGTATACAAATCAATCGTACCTATCTGAGTCTGCTTTTTCTTCAACTCGCTAACATAAGGATCCTCTTTTAAAAAAGGACTAGAAAGTAGCGCACGCCATTGATTCATCAACAGCTGGCGACTTCCCCAACGTCCTTGAGCAACACGCGTGCCACTTCCTTGCTTGCGCGTAATCCATCCCAAACTAACCAGTTCTTCTAAAGCTCGTACAACAGTGGAACGATTGACACCATATAATTGAGAAAGCTGTCTTTCAGGCGGAAGTTTATCGCCAGGCATGAGTTGTCCTTGTTGAATGGCTTGGATGATTTGAGACGTGATTTGTTGGTATAAAGGGGTCTTGTCTTGTTTATTAATTTTCCACATCGGCTTACTCCTTTTAAATTGGTTGGTTTAAAAATAAGCCAATTGGCTGTTTTCGTCAAGTGTAGCATTCGTTATACTAAAAAACACAAGGGGTGAGTGTATGAAAAAAGTAGTAACAATTGCTGGATCAGATTCAACAGGTGGAGCGGGCTTACAAGCTGACTTAAAAACATTTGAAGAATACGGTGTTTTTGGTTTTTCTAGTATGACATCTATCGTTACAATGGATCCAGAAAATGGTTGGTCGCATGAAGTGACTGAATTATCCGAAGAGGTATTACGCAAACAATTGATTTCCGTTTTTGCTGGAGGAACTATTGATGCGTTGAAAACCGGGATGATGGGCAATGAAAAAAATATTCAGGTAGCCAGTGAATTTATTGAAAAGCATCATGTGCAACATGTTGTCATTGATCCCGTTATTGCTTGCAAAGGAACAGCTCAAATTTTACAACCAAAAAGTGTTGTCGGAATTAAACAATACTTATTGCCAAAAGCATATGTGACGACACCTAACTTAGTAGAAGCAGGGATTTTATCTGGTATGGGCGATTTAACTTCTATTGAAGATATGAAACAAGCAGCGACAATTATTCATCAGCTAGGTGCTAAGCACGTTGTTGTCAAAGGTGGACATCGTTTAGGACTAGATCAAGCCATCGACATATTTTATGATGGGAAAGAATTTACTGTCTTGGAAAACGAATTGATTCCGACCGATTGCAATCATGGTGCGGGCTGTACCTTTGCTGCGGCAATTACGGCAGGTTTGGCAAAAGGTTACTCTGCCAAAGAAGCCGTTATCCTAGCCAAGAAATTCGTTGCTAAAGCCATCGAACAAGGTGTCCGCATTAACCCTTACGTGGGACATGTCTGGCATGGAGCGTATAATCAAGCAGAAAATAGAATGGAGGAATCGAAATGAAAAATACCAATATTCAAACAATCGTGCTCGTCGCTTTGTTTACTGCGTTAACGGTTATTGGAACGATGATTAAAATTCCGTTGCCGACAGGCGCGTTTGTTCATTTAGGGAATGCTGTATTATTGTTATCCGTTTTATATTTGGGATACGTCAAAGGTTCGCTAGCAGGAGGTTTAGGTTTTGCCATTTTTGATATATTGAATGGTTATGCTAGTGAAGCACCGTATTTTATCTTTGAAAGTTTTATTGTGGGAGCTGCTGCTTATGGTCTGTTTCTTCTATTTAAAAAGAATCCGACGCATGTTTGGCAAATCTTAGTTATTGCTGCAGGAACAGGCGTTGCAAAGTTACTTATGACGCAAGCCAAAAATACGGTACGCCAAATGTTCTTAGGGATGGATTTCGTTCCAGCAATTACAGCAGCAGCCATTAAGTTACCTGCAACAGTCATTAATGTTTGCTTAACAGCATTAATTGTATCGTTCTTATACTTCCCATTGAAAAAAGCGTTGGATCGAACCTTTAGACAAAGATTTGTTCAATAAACGAAAAGACCATGTTGATTGTTCAACACGGTCTTTTTTGTTTGAAAACAGTTTTGCTATTATTTTCAGAAAAAAATAAAATTTATTGAATAAAATGCTTGCTATTCTAGTGTAGATATAATATACTCATTGAGGTGCTGCATATGAAAGAGTATGTTACACACAGTGGTAGAGAAAAAATCTGCCGGCTACGAAACGAGAGGTTGCGACACGCCCGGACGCTTTGCCATGGACGAGCGTGACGGAAAATTTTCGTGGAGCTATGTCTACTTTTCAAAATAGACGAAGGAGGGAAAATAAATGGCAAAACAAAAAATTCGTATCCGTTTAAAAGCGTATGAACACCGTATTTTAGACCAATCAGCGGATAAAATCGTAGAAACTGCAAAAAGAACTGGAGCTACTATCTCAGGTCCAATTCCATTGCCAACAGAGCGCAGTCTATATACAATCATCCGTGCAACACATAAATACAAAGATTCACGCGAACAATTCGAAATGCGTACACACAAACGTCTAATCGACATTGTGAACCCAACACCAAAAACAGTTGACGCTTTAATGAAGCTAGACTTACCATCAGGTGTTAACATCGAAATCAAACTATAATAATTAACTGGAGGTGTAATCATGACCAAAGGAATCTTAGGGAAAAAAGTGGGAATGACTCAAATCTTCACAGAATCAGGTGAATTAATTCCAGTAACTGTAGTTGAAGCTACTCCAAACGTTGTTTTACAACTTAAAACAGTTGAAAACGATGGTTACGAAGCAGTTCAAGTAGGTTACCAAGATTTACGTGAAGTTTTAAGTAACAAACCTGCGAAAGGTCATGTTGCAAAAGCAAACACGGCTCCTAAGCGCTTCATTCGCGAATTCAAGGATGTTGAGCTAGAGAGCTTAGAAGTAGGATCAGAAATTAAAGTTGACGTATTCCAAGCTGGAGACATCGTTGACGTAACAGGAACTACAAAAGGTAAAGGATTCCAAGGCGTTATCAAACGTCACGGACAATCTCGTGGACCAATGGCTCACGGTTCTCGTTACCATCGTCGTCCTGGATCAATGGGTCCAGTTGCACCTAACCGTGTATTTAAAGGCAAACGTCTTGCAGGACGTATGGGTGGCAACCGCGTAACAATCCAAAACTTGGAAATTGTACGTGTGGATGCTGAACGTAATGTTATCCTTATCAAAGGTAACGTTCCTGGAGCGAAAAAATCATTGATTACAATTAAATCAGCTGTGAAAGCTAAATAAGTAGATAGGAAGAAAGGAGGAACTAAGGAATGCCGAATGTAGCATTATTTAAACAAGATGGAAGCCAAGCTGGCGAAATCACTTTAAACGAAGAAATTTTCGGAATCGAACCAAATGAATCAGTTGTTTTTGATGCAATCATCATGCAACGTGCTTCATTAAGACAAGGAACACACGCTGTTAAAAACCGTGGAGATGTTCGCGGTGGCGGTCGTAAACCATGGCGTCAAAAAGGAACAGGTCGTGCTCGTCAAGGTTCAATTCGTTCACCACAATGGCGTGGAGGTGGAGTTGTCTTCGGACCAACACCACGTTCATACAGCTACAAACTTCCTAAAAAAGTTCGTCGCTTAGCAATTAAATCTGTCTTATCAGAAAAAGTTGCTGAAAATAACTTGGTAGCTGTTGAAGGTTTAAGCTTCGATGCACCAAAAACAAAAGAATTCAAACAAGTTCTTGCTAACTTGTCTATTGACTCTAAAGTATTAGTAGTATTAGAAGAAGGTAACGACTTTGCAGCATTATCTGCTCGTAACTTACCAAACGTTTCTGTAGTAGCTGCTAATAACGTAAGTGTTTTAGACGTTGTTTCAAACAACAAAGTGTTAGCAACTCAAACTGCTCTTACTCAAATTGAGGAGGTGCTTGCATAATGAACTTACTAGACGTAATTAAACGCCCAGTGATCACTGAAAAATCTATGCTTGCTATGGATGAAAAGAAATACACTTTCGAAGTGGACACTCGCGCAAATAAAACATTAGTAAAACAAGCTGTTGAAGCAGCATTTGGTGTTGACGTAAAAAACGTAAACATCATCAACGTGCGTCCAAAATTCAAACGCATGGGTAAATATGCGGGATACACAAAAAAACGTCGCAAAGCTGTTGTGACTTTAACTGAAGATTCAAAAGAAATCGAAATTTTCTCAGCTGAATAAGCTGTACGAATTAGAATAAAATAGGAGGGAAAAAGACGTGGCAATTAAACATTACAAGCCTACCTCAAATGGTCGTCGTAATATGACTTCTTCTGATTTTGCAGAAATCACTGCTTCTAAACCAGAAAAATCATTATTAGCACCATTGAAAAACCATGCAGGTCGTAACAACAACGGTCGCATTACTGTACGTCACCAAGGTGGCGGTCACAAGCGTCAATACCGTTTAGTCGACTTCAAACGTAACAAAGATAACGTAGTTGCATTAGTTAAAACTATCGAGTACGATCCAAACCGTTCTGCTAACATCGCGTTAGTACATTACGAAGATGGAGTTAAATCATATATCTTAGCACCTAAAGGATTGGAAGTTGGCATGACTGTCGTTTCTGGACCAGATGCAGATATTAAAGTAGGTAACGCATTACCACTAGAAAACATTCCAGTAGGTACAGTTATCCACAACATCGAAATGAAACCAGGAAAAGGCGGACAATTAATCCGTTCAGCTGGTACAAGTGCACAAGTACTTGGTAAAGAAGGAAAATACGTATTGATCCGCTTGAACTCAGGCGAAGTTCGTATGATCTTAGCAACTTGCCGTGCAACAATCGGTTCAGTTGGTAACGAACAACACGAATTAATCAATATCGGTAAAGCAGGTCGTTCTCGTTGGATGCGTAAACGCCCAACTGTACGTGGTAGCGTAATGAACCCTAACGATCACCCACACGGTGGTGGTGAAGGTAAAGCTCCTATCGGCCGTCCAGCTCCAGTATCACCTTGGGGTCAACCAGCTATTGGTTACAAAACTCGTAGCAAAAAAGCGAAGTCAGATAAACTTATCGTTCGTCGTAAAAATAAATAATTACATTAACCATGTGTTGCACATTTTGAGAGGAGGTTCACCATGGGTCGTAGTTTAAAGAAAGGACCTTTTGTCGATGATCATTTGATGAAAAAGGTCGAAGCACAACAAGGCGCTGAAAAGAAAAAAGTAATTAGAACTTGGTCTCGTCGTTCTACAATCTTCCCAAGTTTTATCGGGTTTACCATCGCAGTTTACGATGGACGTAAACATGTGCCAGTTTATATCCAAGAAGACATGGTAGGACATAAACTAGGTGAATTTGCACCAACAAGAACTTATCGTGGCCACGTTGCTGACGATAAGAAAACAAGACGTTAATTTGAGGGGAGGATATACAAATGGCAGAACAAATCACATCAGCGAAAGCAACTGCTAAAACAGTCCGCGTTTCTCCTCGTAAATCACGTCTAGTTATCGATTTAATTAGAGGAAAAAGCGTTGCTGAAGCAATTGCTATCCTAAAGTTCACACCGAACAAAGCTGCTGGAATCATTGAAAAAGTATTGATGTCAGCAATCGCAAATGCAGAAAATAACTTTGACTTAGATGTTGAAAACTTAGTAGTATCTGAAGCCTTTGTAAACGAAGGACCAACAATGAAACGTTTCCGTCCTCGCGCGAAAGGTTCAGCATCTCCAATCAACAAACGTACAAGTCATATTACGGTAGTTGTATCAGAAAAATAAGGAGGGACAATCAGTGGGTCAAAAAGTACATCCAATTGGAATGCGTGTAGGCATCATCCGTGACTGGGATGCAAAATGGTATGCTGAGAAAGATTACGCAGACTTTCTACACGAAGATTTAAGAATTCGCAAATTTATCGCATCTAAACTTGCTGATGCCGCTGTGTCAACAGTTGAAATCGAACGCGCTGCAAACCGCGTGAACGTTTCAATTCACACAGCTCGACCAGGTATGGTTATCGGTAAAGGCGGTTCTGAAGTCGAAAGCCTAAGAAAAGAATTGAACAAATTAACTGGTAAGAGAGTACACATCAACATTGTGGAAATCAAAAAACCAGATTTAGACGCTAAATTAGTAGGCGAAGGAATTGCACGTCAATTAGAAAATCGTGTTGCTTTCCGTCGTGCTCAAAAACAAGCAATCCAACGCTCAATGCGCGCTGGCGCTAAAGGAATCAAAACTCAAGTATCAGGACGTTTAAACGGTGCGGATATCGCT includes:
- a CDS encoding PLP-dependent aminotransferase family protein: MWKINKQDKTPLYQQITSQIIQAIQQGQLMPGDKLPPERQLSQLYGVNRSTVVRALEELVSLGWITRKQGSGTRVAQGRWGSRQLLMNQWRALLSSPFLKEDPYVSELKKKQTQIGTIDLYTGDLPEELIPDFEFPAITWEQVLYEEKKIHPTGYLPLKKHLLNHLAEEFHLPITGQDLLITSGSTQGIFLLIQVLLDTGSYMATEDPSFLFALPLFASLGIHLVGIKQDEEGIDCHELEQAIQTKKIKLLYLNPNHQNPTGKTMSLARRKAIVALCEKYHLPIIEDDVFSELGFDETLPSLKSLAPDQVIYVGSLSKLFGSTIKIGWLLAPQTLITSLASAKKRMESDTDLFPQLLATAALTSSDYKQKQIHLLHELRHRSQNFETLMQPFASDWTYIPIQGGLYYWLTWQHQALTRKDWQLFLEENLLTAPAFLFSNDTMSVRINYTRLSDAQLSIFQTSLLRITEKIRKDAVYE
- the thiD gene encoding bifunctional hydroxymethylpyrimidine kinase/phosphomethylpyrimidine kinase, which codes for MKKVVTIAGSDSTGGAGLQADLKTFEEYGVFGFSSMTSIVTMDPENGWSHEVTELSEEVLRKQLISVFAGGTIDALKTGMMGNEKNIQVASEFIEKHHVQHVVIDPVIACKGTAQILQPKSVVGIKQYLLPKAYVTTPNLVEAGILSGMGDLTSIEDMKQAATIIHQLGAKHVVVKGGHRLGLDQAIDIFYDGKEFTVLENELIPTDCNHGAGCTFAAAITAGLAKGYSAKEAVILAKKFVAKAIEQGVRINPYVGHVWHGAYNQAENRMEESK
- a CDS encoding ECF transporter S component, whose product is MKNTNIQTIVLVALFTALTVIGTMIKIPLPTGAFVHLGNAVLLLSVLYLGYVKGSLAGGLGFAIFDILNGYASEAPYFIFESFIVGAAAYGLFLLFKKNPTHVWQILVIAAGTGVAKLLMTQAKNTVRQMFLGMDFVPAITAAAIKLPATVINVCLTALIVSFLYFPLKKALDRTFRQRFVQ
- the rpsJ gene encoding 30S ribosomal protein S10; amino-acid sequence: MAKQKIRIRLKAYEHRILDQSADKIVETAKRTGATISGPIPLPTERSLYTIIRATHKYKDSREQFEMRTHKRLIDIVNPTPKTVDALMKLDLPSGVNIEIKL
- the rplC gene encoding 50S ribosomal protein L3; this translates as MTKGILGKKVGMTQIFTESGELIPVTVVEATPNVVLQLKTVENDGYEAVQVGYQDLREVLSNKPAKGHVAKANTAPKRFIREFKDVELESLEVGSEIKVDVFQAGDIVDVTGTTKGKGFQGVIKRHGQSRGPMAHGSRYHRRPGSMGPVAPNRVFKGKRLAGRMGGNRVTIQNLEIVRVDAERNVILIKGNVPGAKKSLITIKSAVKAK
- the rplD gene encoding 50S ribosomal protein L4, which encodes MPNVALFKQDGSQAGEITLNEEIFGIEPNESVVFDAIIMQRASLRQGTHAVKNRGDVRGGGRKPWRQKGTGRARQGSIRSPQWRGGGVVFGPTPRSYSYKLPKKVRRLAIKSVLSEKVAENNLVAVEGLSFDAPKTKEFKQVLANLSIDSKVLVVLEEGNDFAALSARNLPNVSVVAANNVSVLDVVSNNKVLATQTALTQIEEVLA
- a CDS encoding 50S ribosomal protein L23 — its product is MNLLDVIKRPVITEKSMLAMDEKKYTFEVDTRANKTLVKQAVEAAFGVDVKNVNIINVRPKFKRMGKYAGYTKKRRKAVVTLTEDSKEIEIFSAE
- the rplB gene encoding 50S ribosomal protein L2 — encoded protein: MAIKHYKPTSNGRRNMTSSDFAEITASKPEKSLLAPLKNHAGRNNNGRITVRHQGGGHKRQYRLVDFKRNKDNVVALVKTIEYDPNRSANIALVHYEDGVKSYILAPKGLEVGMTVVSGPDADIKVGNALPLENIPVGTVIHNIEMKPGKGGQLIRSAGTSAQVLGKEGKYVLIRLNSGEVRMILATCRATIGSVGNEQHELINIGKAGRSRWMRKRPTVRGSVMNPNDHPHGGGEGKAPIGRPAPVSPWGQPAIGYKTRSKKAKSDKLIVRRKNK
- the rpsS gene encoding 30S ribosomal protein S19, yielding MGRSLKKGPFVDDHLMKKVEAQQGAEKKKVIRTWSRRSTIFPSFIGFTIAVYDGRKHVPVYIQEDMVGHKLGEFAPTRTYRGHVADDKKTRR
- the rplV gene encoding 50S ribosomal protein L22; its protein translation is MAEQITSAKATAKTVRVSPRKSRLVIDLIRGKSVAEAIAILKFTPNKAAGIIEKVLMSAIANAENNFDLDVENLVVSEAFVNEGPTMKRFRPRAKGSASPINKRTSHITVVVSEK
- the rpsC gene encoding 30S ribosomal protein S3 → MGQKVHPIGMRVGIIRDWDAKWYAEKDYADFLHEDLRIRKFIASKLADAAVSTVEIERAANRVNVSIHTARPGMVIGKGGSEVESLRKELNKLTGKRVHINIVEIKKPDLDAKLVGEGIARQLENRVAFRRAQKQAIQRSMRAGAKGIKTQVSGRLNGADIARAEGYSEGTVPLHTLRADIDYAWEEADTTYGKLGVKVWIYRGEVLPTKKNTEKGGK